From one Candidatus Rokuibacteriota bacterium genomic stretch:
- a CDS encoding response regulator, translated as MPDQTILVVEDEADLRDVLREHLSALGYRVVTAESAETALGAVEVAPPDLVLTDVNMGAMSGLELTARLKRDHRSQLTPVVLLTSQSDLDARVAGLEAGADDFFSKPVELLELRTRVDTLLRVKALVDQLERAALLVTTLGATIESRDPYTGGHCERLGRYGVALGQALGADEATIEALRLGGFLHDLGKIAVPDGILLKAGRLEAAERERIQTHSAVGADLVRGLRTLDSVRPIIRHHHERWGGSGYPDGLRGDSIPFGARIMAVVDVYDALRTARPYKPSFSETQTVEILRRETDAGAWDPRVTDTFVEALRHGLTREP; from the coding sequence GTGCCCGACCAAACGATCCTGGTGGTGGAGGACGAGGCCGACCTGCGCGACGTGCTCCGGGAGCATCTCTCGGCCCTGGGCTACCGCGTGGTCACGGCGGAGTCGGCGGAAACGGCGCTCGGCGCGGTGGAGGTGGCGCCGCCCGACCTGGTGCTCACCGACGTCAACATGGGGGCGATGAGCGGCCTCGAGCTCACGGCCCGGCTCAAGAGGGATCACCGGTCTCAACTTACTCCCGTCGTCCTCCTGACGAGCCAGTCGGATCTGGACGCGCGTGTGGCTGGGCTCGAGGCGGGCGCCGACGATTTCTTCTCCAAGCCGGTTGAGCTGCTCGAGCTGCGCACCCGCGTGGACACCTTGCTGCGCGTGAAGGCGCTGGTGGACCAGCTGGAGCGTGCGGCGCTCCTCGTCACGACGCTCGGCGCGACCATCGAGTCCCGGGACCCCTACACGGGCGGTCACTGCGAGCGCCTCGGCCGCTACGGGGTCGCCCTGGGGCAAGCGCTCGGCGCGGACGAGGCGACGATCGAGGCGCTCCGGCTCGGCGGATTCCTGCACGACCTCGGAAAGATCGCGGTGCCGGACGGGATCCTCCTGAAGGCCGGCCGTCTGGAGGCCGCCGAGCGGGAGCGCATCCAGACGCATTCCGCCGTGGGTGCGGACCTCGTCCGCGGGCTCCGCACGCTCGACAGCGTCCGGCCGATCATCCGCCATCATCACGAGCGCTGGGGCGGCTCCGGCTACCCGGATGGGCTCCGCGGCGACTCGATCCCCTTCGGCGCCCGGATCATGGCGGTCGTCGACGTCTACGACGCCCTCCGGACGGCTCGCCCATACAAGCCCTCGTTCTCCGAGACCCAGACGGTGGAGATCCTGCGCCGCGAGACCGACGCCGGGGCCTGGGACCCCCGCGTCACCGACACGTTCGTCGAGGCGCTCCGTCACGGGCTCACGCGAGAGCCATGA